One genomic segment of Peribacillus sp. FSL H8-0477 includes these proteins:
- a CDS encoding cytochrome P450 — protein sequence MNKEVIPINEIPNFQSRAEEFFPIEWYKEMLHHHPVYYHEGTNTWNVFKYKDVKQVLSNYEFFSSDGPRTAIFVGANKKPEKATSISNITMVDPPDHRKSRSLLAAAFTPRSLKNWEPRIQQIITDLVENIPVDATVNIVEAFAAPLPSMVIADLFGVPIKDQHQFKEWVDILFQPYEKNRVEDIMQEKEQAAKEYFQYLYPIVVQKRSNLSDDIICDLIRAEVEGEKFTDEEIVQATMLLLGAGVETTSHAIANAFYSMLYDDTSIYGEIKKNTELIPNTVEEMLRYRFQSSRRDRTVKQDNDLLGVPLKKGDSVIAWMSACNMDGDMFENPFEIDIHRSNNKKHLTFGSGPHFCLGAPLARLEMKLGLETFVKKFSRIERVEGFELEKNLTDSATGQSLTYLPVKVYK from the coding sequence TTGAATAAAGAAGTCATTCCAATTAATGAGATACCAAATTTTCAATCACGTGCTGAAGAGTTTTTTCCTATAGAATGGTATAAAGAAATGCTGCACCATCATCCTGTATATTATCATGAAGGAACGAATACATGGAATGTCTTTAAATATAAAGATGTTAAGCAGGTATTAAGTAATTATGAGTTTTTTTCAAGTGATGGACCTAGAACTGCTATTTTTGTTGGAGCTAATAAAAAACCAGAAAAAGCTACTTCTATATCTAATATTACAATGGTAGATCCTCCTGATCATCGGAAGAGTCGCTCTTTGTTAGCCGCCGCTTTTACTCCCCGCAGTTTAAAAAACTGGGAACCACGTATTCAACAGATTATAACGGACCTTGTGGAGAATATACCAGTAGATGCTACGGTTAATATCGTGGAAGCTTTTGCTGCTCCGTTGCCTAGTATGGTTATTGCAGACTTATTTGGGGTTCCGATAAAAGATCAGCATCAGTTCAAAGAATGGGTAGATATCTTATTCCAACCTTATGAAAAAAATCGGGTAGAAGACATTATGCAAGAAAAAGAACAGGCAGCGAAGGAATATTTCCAATATCTATATCCAATCGTTGTTCAAAAACGCTCCAATCTATCTGATGATATTATCTGTGATTTAATTAGAGCAGAAGTAGAGGGAGAGAAATTCACAGACGAAGAGATTGTACAGGCGACCATGTTACTATTAGGTGCAGGTGTCGAAACAACGAGTCATGCAATCGCCAATGCTTTCTATTCTATGCTATACGATGATACGTCTATCTATGGAGAAATAAAGAAAAATACAGAATTAATTCCAAATACAGTTGAAGAAATGCTCCGTTATCGGTTCCAAAGCTCTAGAAGGGATCGTACAGTAAAACAAGATAATGACTTATTAGGCGTCCCTTTGAAAAAGGGGGATTCCGTTATCGCATGGATGAGTGCCTGCAATATGGATGGAGATATGTTTGAGAATCCATTCGAAATCGATATCCACCGATCGAACAATAAAAAACATTTAACCTTCGGAAGCGGTCCACATTTCTGTTTAGGCGCACCACTTGCACGATTAGAAATGAAGCTAGGATTAGAGACATTTGTAAAGAAATTTTCTCGTATTGAACGAGTAGAAGGATTTGAATTAGAAAAAAACCTAACGGACTCTGCTACCGGACAATCCTTAACCTATCTACCAGTGAAGGTTTATAAATAA
- a CDS encoding 3-hydroxyacyl-CoA dehydrogenase, whose amino-acid sequence MNYKTITVAGSGVLGSQIAFQTAYKGRFNVVVYDINDEALERAKDRILNLKPYYKEDLGAVEEELNEAYNRISFHSDLANAVADADLVIEAIPEVVKIKTNFYRELGKVAPEKTIFATNSSTLLPSQFAEATGRPERFLALHFANEIWKNNTAEVMKHPGTAEVVFNEVIEFAKTIGMVALPLHKEQPGYILNSLLVPLLEAGQGLLLNEVADAETIDKTWMIATGAPLGPFAILDVVGITTAYNIANAKAQAGDPHFKKLAALLKSEYIDKGKTGRGAGEGFYKYPNPAFAQADFLKE is encoded by the coding sequence ATGAACTACAAAACCATCACAGTCGCCGGAAGCGGCGTTTTAGGAAGTCAAATTGCCTTTCAAACTGCTTACAAAGGAAGATTTAACGTAGTCGTATATGATATTAACGACGAGGCATTAGAACGTGCTAAAGATCGGATATTGAATTTAAAGCCATATTATAAAGAAGATTTAGGGGCTGTGGAAGAAGAACTTAATGAAGCTTATAATCGAATTTCCTTTCATTCCGATTTAGCAAATGCAGTGGCTGATGCGGACCTTGTGATTGAGGCGATTCCTGAAGTCGTAAAAATTAAAACGAATTTTTATCGTGAATTGGGGAAAGTGGCTCCTGAAAAAACCATTTTCGCAACCAACTCTTCTACATTATTACCAAGTCAATTTGCTGAAGCAACTGGCCGTCCTGAAAGATTTCTGGCCCTACACTTTGCTAATGAAATTTGGAAAAACAATACTGCTGAAGTCATGAAACATCCTGGGACAGCTGAAGTGGTCTTTAATGAAGTGATTGAATTTGCAAAAACCATCGGCATGGTCGCCCTCCCATTACATAAAGAGCAGCCCGGCTATATCTTAAATTCATTATTGGTTCCTTTATTAGAAGCAGGTCAGGGACTTTTATTAAATGAAGTGGCCGATGCAGAGACCATCGACAAAACATGGATGATTGCAACTGGTGCCCCTCTTGGACCTTTTGCTATATTAGACGTTGTCGGAATTACGACCGCTTACAACATTGCCAATGCAAAAGCCCAAGCAGGTGATCCACATTTCAAAAAATTGGCTGCCCTCTTGAAGTCGGAGTATATCGATAAAGGCAAAACTGGAAGAGGAGCAGGAGAAGGATTTTACAAATACCCTAACCCCGCTTTTGCTCAAGCAGACTTCTTAAAAGAGTAA
- a CDS encoding SDR family NAD(P)-dependent oxidoreductase translates to MGRLENKVAIITGAASGMGLAAIHLFIKEGAKVVATDIAFEQLKEATTAIEGEILCVELDVTSGEQWKTVMNKAKETFGKIDILINNAGVSFHRPLLEETLEGWNRTIHLNLTSVFLGMQSVIPYMQENGSGSIVNCVSLAAIIGSADNGAAAYAAAKGGVRALSKHAAINFAKDNIRVNSIYPGAILTGAAQRHGVTSQEVLGKAFEGTIPLPPFAGEAIDIANGYLYLASAESKFVTGEELIIDGGWSSK, encoded by the coding sequence ATGGGACGTTTAGAAAACAAAGTAGCTATAATTACAGGTGCTGCTTCAGGAATGGGGTTAGCGGCCATTCATTTATTTATAAAAGAAGGAGCAAAAGTCGTTGCAACTGACATAGCTTTTGAACAATTAAAAGAAGCGACTACCGCAATCGAAGGTGAAATTTTATGTGTTGAATTAGATGTTACTTCGGGAGAACAATGGAAAACTGTAATGAATAAAGCAAAAGAGACATTTGGTAAAATTGATATTTTAATTAATAATGCGGGTGTATCGTTCCATAGACCACTTTTAGAGGAAACATTAGAGGGCTGGAACCGTACAATTCACTTGAATTTAACGTCTGTATTTTTAGGTATGCAATCAGTCATACCATATATGCAGGAAAATGGGAGTGGGTCAATCGTAAACTGTGTATCGTTAGCAGCGATTATCGGTAGTGCAGACAATGGTGCAGCTGCTTATGCTGCAGCAAAGGGCGGCGTCAGAGCTTTATCAAAACATGCTGCTATTAACTTCGCAAAAGATAACATTCGAGTAAATTCTATTTACCCTGGTGCAATCTTAACTGGTGCAGCTCAACGTCATGGCGTTACATCACAAGAAGTATTAGGAAAAGCATTTGAAGGAACAATTCCTTTACCACCATTTGCTGGGGAAGCTATTGATATTGCTAATGGATATTTATATTTGGCATCAGCTGAATCAAAGTTCGTTACGGGTGAAGAGTTAATCATTGATGGTGGATGGAGTTCTAAGTAA
- the ebgA gene encoding beta-galactosidase subunit alpha, with amino-acid sequence MKKELKDWENLSVLHVNRLQERAYFFSYSSESSALTYDRGKAEGFKLLNGVWKFHYAENPILAPKQFFEESFDSSQWDNLQVPSNWQMHGFGRPHYTNVQYPFPVNPPHVPTENPTGSYRREFHIPSEWADQAITLRFEGVDSAFHVWVNGKEVGYSQGSRLPSEFDITSFVHDGKNVVAVQVYQWSEASYIEDQDMWWLSGIFRDVYLLARPKTNVRDYFVKTTLDENYENGELEIEALLFNQQNTTLANYQLEIKLLNHLYEEVETKNLDNITIEGMNEQKISAVIPIYSPNKWNAESPYLYHLLMTLKDEKGNVVEVIPTKVGFRTVEISDGVLLINGVLVMFKGVNRHDHHPDLGRAVPLDSMIEDIQLMKSHNINAVRTSHYPNDSRFYDLCDIYGLYVIDEADLECHGFEEINDFNQISDDSNWEEAYVDRMKRMVERDKNHASIIMWSLGNESGFGRNHVAMADWSRAKDPTRPIHYEGECRFIMDEDQNNPSRDPIASDVHTTMYTPVEVMDELGKRNDLNKPHILCEYAHAMGNGPGGLKEYWETFYKYRRLQGGFVWEWIDHGIRQISDHGEEYFAYGGDFGETPHDSNFVIDGLVRPDRTPSPALTEYKKVIEPVKAEVVDLEKGIIEITNRYDFISLDHLQLSWSIICDDQILDQGIQSIEGIQAGNSKNITIPFTLPENIKARTDYLLNVSLRTTVDTLWAKAGHEIAWEQFNFPVSSEVTEEISLLSFPMTVKESDTLISISGDTFEFAFNKIFGVIDSWTVEGMKVLEAGPKMNFWRAPTDNDKLAIHKGVSSKEVWQKYGLHWLQHRIDDISYVVSSDKKKVDIHVVVRIAPPRLAWGINTTYTYTILGSGDVFLKVKGDPQGDLPETMPRIGLTMKLSKTLENVSWYGRGPGESYVDSMMANKIGVWSSDVEGLYTPYVWPQENGNRHQVKWVSLTDANGFGLLAVGKPDMDFSAHYYTAENIENANHTYDLKKQDFITFNLDHKQHGLGSSSCGPDVLEKYRLKPEGFEFEVRFKPYFKNQFSPVELSKF; translated from the coding sequence ATGAAAAAAGAGTTGAAGGATTGGGAAAACTTATCTGTACTTCACGTGAATCGATTGCAGGAGAGAGCGTATTTCTTTTCTTATTCCAGTGAGTCATCGGCATTGACTTACGACAGAGGAAAAGCGGAAGGGTTTAAGCTGCTAAATGGGGTTTGGAAATTTCATTATGCTGAGAATCCTATTTTGGCACCGAAGCAATTTTTTGAAGAATCATTTGATTCTAGTCAATGGGACAATTTGCAGGTTCCATCAAACTGGCAGATGCATGGGTTTGGAAGGCCGCATTATACGAATGTACAATATCCATTTCCAGTTAATCCGCCCCATGTTCCAACTGAAAATCCAACTGGCTCTTATAGACGTGAATTCCACATTCCAAGTGAGTGGGCAGATCAAGCCATTACCTTGCGATTTGAAGGGGTGGATAGTGCATTTCATGTTTGGGTAAACGGAAAGGAAGTCGGCTATAGCCAAGGCAGCCGCCTGCCTAGTGAATTTGATATTACCTCGTTTGTTCATGATGGAAAAAATGTAGTAGCTGTTCAGGTTTATCAATGGTCTGAAGCGAGTTATATCGAGGACCAGGATATGTGGTGGCTCAGTGGTATATTTAGAGACGTTTATTTGCTTGCAAGACCAAAGACGAATGTGAGAGATTATTTTGTCAAAACGACTCTCGATGAAAACTACGAAAATGGCGAATTAGAAATTGAGGCATTATTATTCAACCAGCAAAATACTACGTTGGCCAATTATCAACTGGAAATAAAGTTGTTAAATCATTTATATGAAGAGGTCGAAACAAAGAATTTAGATAATATCACCATTGAGGGGATGAATGAACAGAAAATATCTGCTGTAATCCCAATTTACAGCCCGAATAAATGGAATGCTGAAAGTCCATACCTATATCATCTGCTTATGACCTTAAAAGATGAAAAAGGGAATGTGGTAGAAGTTATCCCTACTAAAGTAGGTTTCCGCACAGTCGAAATAAGTGATGGCGTGTTGCTGATTAATGGAGTCCTGGTCATGTTTAAAGGTGTCAATCGCCACGATCACCATCCTGACCTTGGACGAGCTGTTCCGTTGGACTCAATGATTGAAGATATCCAGCTGATGAAAAGTCACAATATTAATGCGGTCAGGACGTCCCATTATCCTAATGATTCACGTTTTTACGATTTATGTGATATCTATGGTTTGTATGTCATTGATGAGGCGGATTTGGAATGTCATGGATTTGAAGAGATTAATGACTTTAATCAAATCAGTGATGACTCCAATTGGGAAGAGGCTTACGTTGATCGGATGAAACGAATGGTTGAGAGAGATAAGAATCATGCTTCCATTATAATGTGGTCGCTAGGGAATGAATCAGGATTTGGCCGAAATCACGTAGCGATGGCTGACTGGTCCAGAGCAAAAGATCCTACAAGACCTATTCACTATGAAGGGGAATGCCGCTTCATTATGGATGAAGACCAAAATAATCCGTCCAGGGATCCAATCGCTTCTGATGTTCATACAACTATGTACACACCAGTCGAGGTAATGGACGAATTAGGAAAAAGAAACGACCTGAATAAGCCGCATATTCTTTGCGAATATGCCCATGCGATGGGAAATGGTCCTGGAGGGTTAAAAGAGTATTGGGAAACCTTCTATAAATATAGAAGATTACAAGGAGGTTTCGTCTGGGAATGGATTGACCATGGTATTAGACAAATAAGCGATCATGGGGAGGAATATTTTGCTTACGGTGGAGATTTTGGAGAAACGCCGCATGATTCGAACTTTGTCATAGATGGTCTTGTCAGGCCTGATCGTACGCCATCACCCGCGTTAACAGAATACAAGAAGGTAATCGAGCCAGTTAAAGCAGAAGTAGTAGATTTAGAGAAAGGGATTATCGAAATTACCAACCGCTATGATTTTATTTCTTTAGATCATCTGCAATTATCATGGTCTATTATATGTGATGATCAAATTCTCGATCAGGGAATACAATCAATTGAAGGTATTCAAGCAGGTAACTCAAAGAACATCACAATACCGTTTACGCTGCCTGAAAATATAAAGGCTCGCACTGATTACTTATTGAATGTCAGTTTACGGACAACTGTGGATACCTTATGGGCTAAAGCAGGTCATGAAATAGCATGGGAGCAATTTAACTTTCCAGTTTCATCCGAAGTAACTGAAGAAATTAGCCTGCTTTCATTTCCAATGACTGTTAAAGAGTCTGACACGTTGATTTCTATCTCTGGAGATACATTTGAATTTGCTTTTAATAAAATTTTTGGCGTCATTGACTCATGGACTGTTGAGGGTATGAAGGTTTTGGAGGCAGGGCCAAAAATGAATTTCTGGAGGGCGCCGACAGATAACGACAAACTAGCTATTCATAAAGGCGTCAGTTCGAAGGAAGTATGGCAAAAATATGGCTTACACTGGTTACAACATAGAATCGATGATATATCGTATGTTGTTTCTTCTGACAAGAAGAAAGTGGATATTCATGTTGTTGTGCGAATTGCTCCTCCAAGGTTAGCGTGGGGAATCAACACCACATACACCTACACCATTTTAGGCAGCGGAGATGTTTTCCTGAAGGTAAAAGGCGACCCTCAAGGAGACCTGCCGGAAACAATGCCAAGAATAGGGTTAACGATGAAACTGTCAAAGACGCTGGAGAATGTCAGCTGGTACGGCCGCGGCCCTGGAGAATCTTATGTGGATAGCATGATGGCCAATAAAATAGGCGTCTGGTCCAGTGATGTTGAAGGGTTATATACACCTTATGTCTGGCCGCAGGAAAATGGAAATCGGCACCAGGTTAAATGGGTCTCATTAACGGACGCAAATGGTTTTGGTCTTTTAGCGGTCGGTAAACCAGATATGGATTTTAGTGCTCATTACTATACTGCTGAAAATATTGAAAACGCTAACCATACGTATGACTTGAAGAAACAAGATTTCATTACCTTTAATTTGGATCATAAACAACACGGTCTTGGCTCATCCAGCTGTGGTCCAGATGTACTGGAAAAATATCGTTTAAAACCTGAAGGTTTTGAATTTGAAGTACGTTTCAAACCTTATTTTAAGAATCAATTTTCCCCTGTTGAACTAAGCAAGTTTTAA
- a CDS encoding catalase — MAENKDKNASNGQDVKRESLTTRQGHPVTDNQNIRTIGNRGPATLENYHFIEKISHFDREEVPERVVHARGAGAFGYFEAYGKVGDEPVEKYTRAKVFSGAGKKTPLMVRFSTVAGSKDSPETARDPRGFAVKMYTEDGNWDLVGNNLKIFFIRDAMKFPDMIHAFKVDPASNVPNPEQMFDFVSRSPEATHMITFLFSPWGIPATYRHMQGSGVNTYKWVNEKGEAVLVKYHWEPKQGIRNLTQEEADSIQGKTVAHATQDLYEAIESGEYPEWELYVQIMEDDYHEELDFDPLDDTKLWPEDKFPWLPVGRMVLDRNPVDYHAEIEQAAFGTGVLVDGMDFSDDKMLQGRTFSYSDTQRYRVGSNYLKLPVNAPKAPVRTNQHRGQMDIRDPKENGDNPSINYEPSMIGGFKEANKEERPQHRPTFNAAAMSAPIDRPNNYGQAGETYRSFEDWERDELINNLSNALAICDKRIQDAMVEHFTQADEEYGRRVKEGIEMKMKEIQSLKNEDKIPGRESGKSRYGQGSIAANKATKDAVKKSHEADPY; from the coding sequence TTGGCAGAAAACAAAGATAAGAATGCTTCAAACGGTCAAGATGTAAAACGGGAGTCGTTGACAACACGTCAGGGACATCCTGTTACAGATAATCAGAATATCCGGACAATAGGCAATCGTGGTCCTGCAACACTAGAAAACTATCATTTCATTGAAAAGATATCTCATTTCGACCGCGAAGAGGTACCGGAGCGTGTCGTTCACGCACGTGGTGCCGGAGCGTTTGGGTATTTTGAGGCATATGGAAAAGTTGGCGATGAACCAGTTGAAAAATATACTCGTGCCAAAGTATTCTCTGGCGCTGGCAAGAAAACGCCGCTCATGGTTCGTTTCTCAACAGTAGCCGGTTCGAAAGACTCACCAGAAACTGCGCGGGATCCACGCGGCTTTGCAGTGAAAATGTATACGGAAGATGGGAACTGGGATTTGGTTGGGAACAACCTGAAAATTTTCTTTATCCGTGATGCGATGAAGTTTCCAGATATGATTCATGCATTTAAGGTGGATCCGGCATCAAACGTGCCAAATCCTGAACAAATGTTTGATTTCGTTTCCCGTTCGCCAGAAGCTACTCATATGATTACATTCCTATTCTCTCCATGGGGCATACCAGCTACATATCGCCATATGCAGGGATCAGGCGTAAATACGTATAAATGGGTAAATGAAAAAGGGGAAGCGGTCCTAGTCAAGTACCATTGGGAACCTAAACAAGGCATCCGCAACTTAACACAAGAAGAAGCGGACTCCATTCAAGGAAAAACCGTTGCCCATGCAACACAAGATTTATATGAGGCAATCGAGAGCGGTGAATATCCAGAGTGGGAACTCTATGTGCAAATCATGGAGGACGATTACCATGAGGAACTCGATTTTGATCCGCTGGATGATACGAAACTTTGGCCAGAAGATAAGTTTCCATGGCTGCCGGTTGGTCGGATGGTTCTAGATCGCAATCCGGTGGACTACCATGCCGAAATCGAGCAGGCGGCATTCGGTACTGGTGTTCTTGTAGACGGAATGGACTTCTCCGATGATAAAATGTTACAAGGACGCACCTTCTCATATTCTGATACTCAACGCTATCGTGTAGGTTCAAATTATCTGAAATTGCCTGTAAATGCACCGAAAGCTCCTGTACGTACGAATCAGCATCGTGGACAAATGGACATTCGAGATCCGAAAGAGAATGGGGATAATCCATCAATTAATTATGAACCATCGATGATCGGCGGATTTAAAGAAGCAAACAAAGAAGAACGTCCTCAACATCGTCCAACCTTTAATGCGGCTGCTATGAGTGCACCGATAGACCGTCCTAATAATTATGGTCAAGCAGGTGAAACATATCGCAGTTTTGAGGACTGGGAACGTGACGAATTAATCAATAACTTATCCAACGCACTTGCAATATGTGATAAACGAATTCAAGATGCAATGGTTGAGCACTTTACACAAGCCGATGAAGAATATGGCCGCCGTGTGAAGGAAGGCATCGAAATGAAAATGAAAGAAATTCAATCTTTGAAGAACGAAGACAAAATTCCTGGTCGTGAATCAGGTAAATCAAGATATGGCCAAGGATCAATAGCCGCGAATAAAGCCACAAAAGATGCGGTGAAGAAAAGCCACGAAGCAGATCCATATTAA
- a CDS encoding SDR family oxidoreductase, producing the protein MAKTIFITGAGSGLGRGAAIGLAKRGHHVIATTEITSQKTDLMREAQELGLTMDVFKLDITNERDRALIDEYDFDIFVANAAINEGGALGEIPMDRFRAIFEVNVFATLESVQHAARKLVEKGNGKIIFLSSMAGIITTPYGGPYAATKHAIEGIALTLKDELNKFGVQVATINPGAYNTGFNDRAVEEKWKWFDETSNFTRKEDMKKQDAGLKNQLDPEDMIEKMIEIIPADHHKFRIAYPKATENKMKKTEQERWDMEV; encoded by the coding sequence ATGGCAAAAACAATTTTTATTACTGGTGCAGGGAGCGGTCTTGGACGAGGTGCTGCAATAGGATTAGCCAAGCGTGGGCATCACGTGATTGCAACTACAGAAATCACATCTCAGAAAACAGATCTTATGCGTGAAGCACAAGAGCTTGGTTTAACGATGGACGTGTTTAAATTGGATATAACAAATGAACGGGACCGTGCGTTGATTGACGAATATGATTTTGACATATTTGTGGCAAATGCAGCGATCAATGAAGGCGGTGCGCTTGGGGAAATACCAATGGATCGATTCCGGGCAATTTTCGAAGTGAATGTTTTCGCGACACTTGAATCCGTTCAGCATGCTGCAAGAAAGCTGGTCGAAAAAGGAAACGGAAAAATCATATTCTTGAGTTCGATGGCTGGGATTATTACCACACCATATGGAGGTCCTTATGCAGCCACTAAACATGCTATAGAGGGAATTGCTTTAACATTGAAGGATGAGTTAAATAAATTTGGTGTCCAAGTTGCGACCATTAATCCAGGTGCTTATAATACTGGTTTTAACGACAGGGCAGTAGAAGAAAAGTGGAAGTGGTTCGATGAGACAAGTAACTTTACACGCAAAGAAGATATGAAAAAACAAGATGCGGGACTAAAGAATCAACTTGATCCGGAAGATATGATTGAAAAAATGATTGAAATCATCCCTGCGGATCATCATAAATTCCGTATAGCTTATCCAAAAGCAACGGAGAATAAAATGAAGAAAACGGAACAAGAGCGTTGGGATATGGAGGTTTGA
- a CDS encoding LysM peptidoglycan-binding domain-containing protein, with product MIIYVVKSGDTLWKIANRYGVTLDSISKLNALTAPSQLTIGQSIIIPYPGTSHIVESGETVATIAKQYGISIETLMEANQLTDPNVLYQGSVLYIPAVKHLVQPGETLWDISIWYGTTVQAIMSANQVDSPNNIYSGMTLIIPRSKRTIEVNAYTYQSSEAAVQSLKDIGQLLTYFSPFAYKIKEDGTIEGLNDEEMVDTALSENITPMMSITNFTSTEAGSNLAHVILASPSLRKKVIKNVLELMDDKGYTALNIDFENVLPEDRENYNRFLQSAVDLLHTRGYLVSTALAPKTSTEQSGVLYEAHDYKAHGRITDFVVLMTYEWGYRMGPPQAISPLDQMRKVVEYALSVIPAEKIYLGFQIYARDWLLPHAQGQEAETFSPQEAIKRAIKYGAPIQYDPTAQSPFYRYTDEKGKAHEVWFEDARSAQAKFELVKDYKLRGISYWALGFPYPQNWTLLNENFTIKKLSKYS from the coding sequence TTGATTATCTATGTAGTGAAAAGCGGCGATACGCTTTGGAAGATTGCAAACCGTTATGGCGTAACACTGGATTCAATTTCTAAACTGAACGCATTAACTGCTCCAAGTCAATTAACAATTGGTCAGTCAATTATTATTCCTTACCCTGGAACATCTCATATCGTGGAATCCGGGGAAACAGTAGCGACGATTGCCAAGCAATACGGAATTTCTATCGAGACTCTCATGGAAGCCAATCAACTTACTGATCCAAATGTGCTATATCAAGGCAGTGTTCTATACATTCCTGCCGTTAAACATCTCGTACAGCCTGGGGAGACATTGTGGGATATTTCTATCTGGTATGGAACTACCGTTCAAGCCATTATGAGTGCCAATCAAGTTGATAGTCCAAACAATATTTATTCTGGGATGACCCTGATTATTCCAAGATCAAAACGCACCATTGAAGTGAATGCTTATACCTATCAATCAAGTGAAGCGGCAGTCCAATCACTAAAAGATATTGGTCAGCTGCTTACCTATTTCAGTCCTTTTGCTTATAAAATCAAGGAAGATGGCACAATAGAAGGATTGAATGATGAAGAAATGGTTGATACAGCCCTTTCAGAAAATATTACCCCAATGATGTCCATTACCAATTTCACTTCAACAGAAGCTGGTTCTAATTTAGCCCATGTCATATTAGCAAGTCCTTCTTTACGAAAAAAAGTCATCAAGAATGTCCTGGAACTGATGGATGATAAAGGCTATACGGCATTAAACATCGACTTCGAAAATGTACTGCCCGAAGACCGAGAGAATTACAACAGATTTCTCCAATCGGCTGTTGACCTCCTTCATACTAGAGGTTATCTAGTTTCGACGGCTCTTGCACCAAAAACAAGCACAGAGCAATCCGGTGTTTTATATGAAGCACATGATTATAAAGCGCACGGGCGGATTACTGATTTTGTCGTGCTCATGACTTATGAATGGGGATATCGAATGGGACCACCGCAGGCCATCTCTCCTCTAGACCAAATGAGGAAAGTGGTTGAATATGCCCTTTCCGTTATACCAGCTGAAAAAATCTACCTAGGATTTCAAATTTATGCTCGAGATTGGCTTCTTCCACACGCTCAAGGCCAAGAAGCTGAGACATTCAGCCCCCAAGAAGCCATAAAAAGAGCGATAAAATATGGAGCTCCCATTCAATATGATCCCACAGCTCAATCCCCTTTTTACCGATATACGGATGAAAAAGGAAAAGCACATGAAGTATGGTTTGAAGATGCAAGGAGCGCCCAAGCCAAGTTTGAACTAGTTAAGGATTATAAGCTCCGCGGGATTAGTTACTGGGCACTCGGTTTTCCATATCCCCAAAACTGGACATTATTAAATGAAAACTTTACGATAAAAAAATTATCGAAATATAGTTGA